The following are encoded in a window of Brevibacillus sp. DP1.3A genomic DNA:
- a CDS encoding MFS transporter, with protein sequence MEFSWKRNLIVLWIGVFFCSTAYSISIPFLPIFLHTSLGVNEHLEAWSGISFGITFLASALISPFWGSLADKYGRKPMLIRSGFSLALLYFLTYLITDPYLFLVLRIFQGLLAGYVPAAIALVATNTPEKNVGYALGIMATSGATGGIIGPLVGGVVSHVWGNAEAFIFSGFVVLVAALIATFFVKETNLNRSGSRSSVREDLRAALANRPLMSILGMSLMVTISVMLLEPLLTVYVMQLGASQQDASLSSGIIFAAVGIATVIAAPQWGKLGTKVGYSKILFIGLMGGAIGNLLQFFFTNLYGFGILRFAYGLFFAAVYPSINAMIVKVTEPEFRGRAFSLNQSSTQLATMMGPIIGGFLGGLIPIRFVFIINGIALLITAIMIRSKRSQLTGQSLKQQTPERQLATK encoded by the coding sequence ATGGAATTTTCATGGAAACGTAATTTGATTGTGTTATGGATTGGGGTATTTTTCTGTAGCACCGCCTACTCCATCTCCATCCCTTTCCTGCCCATCTTCCTCCATACTTCACTGGGGGTCAATGAGCATCTGGAAGCCTGGTCCGGCATTTCGTTTGGCATCACGTTTTTAGCAAGTGCGCTCATCTCGCCATTTTGGGGCTCTCTTGCGGACAAATATGGACGAAAACCTATGTTGATCCGGTCTGGATTTAGCCTCGCTTTGTTGTACTTTTTGACTTATTTGATTACAGACCCTTATTTGTTTCTTGTGTTACGGATCTTCCAGGGGTTGCTAGCCGGCTACGTACCTGCCGCCATTGCACTGGTAGCGACGAATACACCAGAAAAAAACGTCGGGTACGCACTGGGGATTATGGCGACTTCGGGTGCAACAGGAGGAATCATCGGTCCGTTGGTTGGCGGTGTCGTCAGTCATGTATGGGGAAACGCGGAAGCTTTCATTTTTTCAGGATTTGTCGTGCTCGTAGCAGCGCTGATCGCCACTTTCTTTGTGAAGGAAACAAACTTGAACCGCTCCGGCAGCCGCTCGAGTGTACGCGAAGATTTGCGCGCTGCGCTGGCAAACCGCCCGTTGATGTCCATTCTGGGTATGAGCCTGATGGTCACGATTTCCGTTATGCTTCTTGAACCTTTATTAACCGTGTATGTCATGCAATTGGGCGCTTCGCAGCAAGACGCTTCCCTCAGCTCCGGCATCATTTTTGCGGCAGTAGGTATCGCGACGGTCATTGCTGCTCCACAGTGGGGAAAGCTCGGGACAAAGGTCGGTTATTCCAAAATCTTGTTCATCGGCTTAATGGGTGGAGCGATCGGAAATTTACTACAATTTTTCTTCACCAATCTGTATGGATTTGGCATTTTGCGATTTGCGTACGGACTGTTTTTTGCCGCTGTTTATCCGTCGATCAACGCCATGATTGTAAAAGTCACGGAACCAGAATTTCGCGGCAGAGCGTTTAGCTTGAACCAATCCTCGACGCAGCTCGCGACGATGATGGGGCCAATCATTGGCGGCTTTCTCGGGGGACTTATCCCGATTCGCTTCGTCTTTATCATCAATGGTATTGCGCTGCTGATTACTGCCATCATGATTCGATCCAAACGATCACAATTAACCGGACAGTCGTTGAAACAGCAGACACCGGAGCGTCAGCTAGCGACGAAGTAA
- a CDS encoding P1 family peptidase — MAKDWKNAKQGQEKHEELLVKPSVTRRKFLQKTAMLGLAAAVPASLLTLGTAIGQESAGEAGSLSKNGSPRMPKLASGTIVDVPGVKVGQVQNEEALTGCTAIVLEKGSACGVDVRGSAPGTRETDLLNPINSVQEVNAIVLTGGSAYGLDAASGVMRYMEEQGQGYNVGVGVVPIIPAAVIFDLSIGSAKIRPDQQMGYEAARLASKLPVQQGNVGAGTGATVGKMAGMKRAMKGGLGTASRRLPNGLVVGAIVAVNAVGEVRLPSTGEILAGARGEDGNIRDSLSWMIDAATPPVPAGTNTTIAVVASNANLNKVQANKVAQMAHNGLAKTIHPVHTMSDGDTIFAIATGGVDASVNLVGTLSVEVLAEAVVNAILSAKGAGGVPAYQDLR; from the coding sequence ATGGCCAAGGATTGGAAGAATGCAAAGCAAGGACAAGAGAAGCATGAAGAACTGCTAGTGAAACCGTCCGTAACCAGACGAAAATTCCTCCAAAAAACAGCCATGCTAGGATTGGCAGCAGCTGTACCTGCTTCTCTTCTGACGCTTGGAACTGCAATTGGACAGGAGTCAGCTGGAGAAGCAGGAAGCTTGTCAAAGAACGGTTCACCCCGAATGCCAAAGCTCGCAAGTGGTACAATCGTCGATGTTCCTGGGGTCAAAGTCGGACAAGTCCAAAATGAGGAAGCCTTGACTGGCTGTACAGCCATTGTGCTGGAAAAAGGATCAGCATGCGGGGTAGATGTACGAGGTTCTGCACCTGGGACGCGAGAAACGGATTTGTTGAATCCGATCAATTCTGTCCAGGAGGTCAATGCTATCGTTTTAACAGGGGGCAGTGCCTATGGCTTGGATGCGGCAAGTGGTGTCATGCGTTATATGGAAGAACAGGGCCAAGGCTACAATGTCGGGGTGGGCGTCGTCCCCATCATTCCAGCTGCGGTTATTTTTGATTTATCAATTGGCAGTGCCAAAATCCGTCCGGATCAACAAATGGGCTACGAGGCTGCGCGACTTGCCAGCAAACTGCCAGTCCAGCAAGGAAATGTCGGGGCGGGGACGGGTGCGACAGTTGGAAAAATGGCAGGGATGAAGCGAGCGATGAAGGGTGGGCTTGGAACAGCATCTCGCCGCCTGCCAAATGGTCTCGTCGTAGGTGCAATCGTAGCGGTGAATGCCGTCGGAGAAGTGCGGTTACCCTCCACAGGAGAAATTTTGGCAGGAGCGAGGGGAGAGGATGGCAATATCCGCGATAGCCTGTCCTGGATGATCGATGCGGCAACTCCCCCGGTTCCAGCAGGGACGAACACTACCATCGCAGTGGTTGCGAGCAACGCGAATTTGAATAAAGTACAGGCGAATAAAGTCGCGCAAATGGCGCATAATGGACTCGCAAAGACGATTCATCCGGTTCACACGATGAGTGATGGAGACACGATTTTTGCCATTGCAACAGGGGGCGTGGATGCTTCGGTTAATCTCGTCGGGACGCTGAGTGTAGAAGTGCTGGCGGAAGCGGTCGTCAATGCGATCCTTTCTGCCAAAGGGGCGGGTGGGGTGCCTGCTTATCAAGATTTACGCTGA
- a CDS encoding ABC transporter ATP-binding protein, with translation MLRRFFSYYRPYRGLFILDFACAVFVALLELGFPLAVNMVVDQLLPSKDWNMIVWACIGLLALYGLNSGMNYVVTYWGHMLGINIETDMRKKLYDHIQKLSFRFFDNTKTGHLLSRLTNDLMEIGEVAHHGPEDLFIAVMTLIGAFLLMFNINEEMALLTFLVIPILIFFVVHFNGKMTRAFHRLYGDMADFNARVEDNVGGMRVVQAFANEQFENKRFAENNQRFRITKLLSYKIMAQNISVSYVLMRLVNLFVLICGSWFVIQGALTYGEFVAFLLLTNVFFRPLEKINAIIESYPKGIAGFKRYIEIMDTAPDIADAPDAIQVESLKGDISYKNVSFSYDQESSVLQNIDLNIRAGETIAFVGPSGAGKTTLCSLLPRFYEIDGGSITIDGMDIRDITLASLRSQIGIVQQDVFLFSGTIRENIVYGKLNASEEEIWEAARLAKLEEFIRSQPAGLETIIGERGVKLSGGQKQRLAIARMFLKNPPILILDEATSALDTETEAAIQQSLQELSKGRTTLVIAHRLATIKNADRIIVVTEQGITEQGSHDQLLAREGIYSRLHKAQFGTYLDQSNSVFS, from the coding sequence ATGCTTCGCAGATTTTTTTCTTACTATCGGCCTTATCGTGGATTATTCATCCTCGACTTCGCGTGTGCAGTATTCGTTGCCTTGTTGGAGTTGGGATTTCCGCTTGCAGTGAACATGGTTGTCGATCAACTACTTCCAAGCAAGGATTGGAACATGATCGTGTGGGCGTGCATTGGACTTTTGGCTTTGTATGGTCTTAACTCCGGTATGAACTATGTCGTTACGTACTGGGGACATATGCTTGGAATTAATATCGAGACAGATATGCGGAAGAAGCTGTACGACCATATTCAAAAGCTCTCTTTCCGCTTTTTCGATAATACCAAGACAGGGCATCTGCTATCTCGCCTAACGAATGACTTGATGGAGATCGGGGAGGTCGCTCACCACGGTCCGGAAGATTTGTTTATCGCAGTGATGACGCTGATCGGTGCTTTTCTTTTGATGTTCAATATTAATGAAGAAATGGCGCTACTTACGTTCTTGGTGATTCCGATCTTGATATTCTTCGTTGTTCACTTCAACGGTAAAATGACGAGAGCGTTCCATCGTTTGTACGGCGACATGGCGGATTTCAACGCACGTGTTGAGGACAACGTAGGCGGAATGCGTGTCGTACAAGCTTTTGCCAACGAGCAATTTGAAAACAAAAGATTCGCAGAGAACAACCAGCGTTTTCGGATTACCAAGCTGTTGTCCTACAAAATCATGGCCCAAAATATTTCCGTCAGTTACGTGCTGATGCGTTTAGTCAATTTGTTTGTCCTGATTTGCGGCAGCTGGTTTGTTATTCAAGGTGCACTGACTTACGGTGAATTTGTCGCTTTCTTGCTGTTAACGAATGTATTTTTCCGTCCATTGGAGAAAATTAATGCGATTATTGAGAGCTATCCAAAAGGGATTGCTGGCTTCAAGCGCTACATCGAAATCATGGACACAGCACCGGATATTGCGGATGCTCCAGATGCGATCCAGGTAGAGTCGTTGAAGGGCGATATCTCGTACAAGAATGTTTCGTTTAGCTACGACCAAGAGTCTTCTGTTTTGCAAAACATTGATTTGAACATCCGGGCGGGCGAGACCATTGCGTTTGTAGGCCCGTCTGGAGCAGGAAAAACCACGTTGTGCAGCCTCTTGCCGAGATTTTATGAGATCGACGGGGGCAGCATCACCATTGACGGAATGGATATTCGCGATATCACGTTAGCGTCATTGCGCAGCCAAATCGGGATCGTTCAGCAAGATGTGTTCCTCTTTTCAGGGACGATTCGCGAAAATATCGTGTACGGAAAACTAAACGCTTCTGAGGAAGAAATCTGGGAGGCAGCGCGTCTGGCTAAACTAGAAGAGTTTATCCGTTCTCAGCCTGCTGGTCTGGAGACGATCATTGGTGAACGCGGAGTCAAATTGTCTGGTGGTCAAAAACAAAGACTGGCGATTGCGCGCATGTTCTTGAAAAACCCGCCGATCCTGATTTTGGATGAAGCTACCTCTGCACTCGATACCGAAACGGAGGCGGCAATCCAGCAGTCCTTGCAGGAATTGTCCAAAGGCCGTACGACATTGGTGATCGCCCACAGATTGGCTACCATTAAAAATGCAGATCGAATCATCGTTGTAACGGAACAAGGCATTACGGAGCAAGGTAGTCATGATCAGCTCTTGGCTCGTGAAGGCATCTATAGCAGATTGCATAAAGCACAGTTTGGCACGTACCTCGACCAGTCAAACAGCGTTTTTTCTTGA